One stretch of Rhea pennata isolate bPtePen1 chromosome 23, bPtePen1.pri, whole genome shotgun sequence DNA includes these proteins:
- the SMIM12 gene encoding small integral membrane protein 12, which translates to MWPVLWTALRTYAPYVTFPVAFVVGAVGYHLEWFLRGDPPPPPAEEEKSISERREDRKLQEIAGKDLTEVVSLKDKLEFAPRAVLNRNRPEKS; encoded by the coding sequence atgtgGCCGGTGCTCTGGACGGCGCTGCGCACCTACGCCCCCTACGTCACCTTCCCGGTGGCCTTCGTGGTGGGCGCCGTGGGCTACCACCTGGAGTGGTTCCTCCGCGgcgacccgccgccgccgccggccgaggAGGAGAAGAGCATCTCGGAGCGGCGCGAGGACCGCAAGCTGCAGGAGATCGCCGGCAAGGACCTGACCGAGGTGGTGAGCCTCAAGGACAAGCTCGAGTTCGCCCCCCGGGCGGTGCTGAACAGGAACCGACCCGAGAAGAGTTAA